The genomic window CTGCATTGAACATTGGGTCCGTATAGAAACTGACATTTTGGACTCTGACACCCGATAATCTTCGAAGAGGAAGAGTTCTTGGGGATAAATCTAGGGATTAGAGTCGGATCCAAACCGGAGAAATCGCAACCGGAGCAGAGATATCTTGAGGTACAAGGTAGCCAAACGAGACTGCTTCCGGTATCGAAAACGAATGGGATTGTTTGCGACGGTGTGCCGAAGCTGAGAGAGACTGAGTATCCGCCGTAGCTTTTAGCAGAGAGAGGAGATTTCACGACGGTGGCGGatgcggtggtggtggaggagagaGCATCTTCGTCGGGTTTTATTGAGGTGCCGTGTTTGAGTTTATGAGCTCTAGCGATTGAGGATTCAGCGAGACGACGGAGAGAGAGGTAAGGGTCTTTTGGTGATTGGTCGGAGTGGGAGAAGGGAGAGAGAGGTAGTTTGACGGCGGAGACGACGGAGAGGAagataaggaagaagaagaagatagaagaagCCATTGTAATGGTGTGTTTGGGATTGATGGCTTATGGGTTAAGTAagtgagaaggagaagaaagaagacaaagaagtgGAAAGTGGAGAATCATGTTCGATCTCTgtgactttcttcttccttttataaaaatgttttagaataataatttagttaaatGTGTCTGTTTTTACTTGGAAACTTATTACTAGTTACTACTATAAGTAAATCTTATACGTGgaaatgtaatttttgtttagtcgACATGATACATCTCTGTCTACGTAGACATGATGATACAGAGCCAGCCAATACATTCTTGTATCTATAGAAAATGCCAATGGTATTGATTTTGTGGAGGTATACTATATGTGTTTAATGATATTTGCTATACAAatagtcaaatactaattatAGGATTATTTACGCCATTCAAGTTGAAAAAAGAGCATGCTTATGTCGTTGAAAAATTCcaactaaacaaataaaactaaGAGAATTTGTGGGAAATCACCATAGACCTatctttttcaattaattgGCATGATTATTGATTGGCCATGTGATGATCGCTCAAGGGGCTAACCATATTGACAAATCATGTGATGCATATTTATTAATCCATATCTTCTCTAACCAGATTTACAAGTTGCTTTAGTTGAATACATTTTGTCAGTGTTTTTGAGGAATGGAGTTTTTTCCCGTCCAAGTTCCATACTTCAGATTATTCACCAGTTTTAAGTAATCATGTACTCTGAATGTACTTATGAGGGAATGACTggtttaacaatatttttcaactgtatatatatatatatatatatatatttttttttttttttcatagtAAGATCCAGAATATCATATgagattcatatatatactccATGTTCTAATTGACTTCTTGTTTACATGTAACTTTTTGCATATagattgataaaaatttgaaGAGATTAATAAATcgtatttaacaaaaaaaagagattaataAATCGTAACATGAATCTCGACGTTATAAATCCATTGACGAAATAAAAAGCACGTTGAATACAATAGGTGTGAGGAATCGACCACATGTATATTTGTTGACTCTTATAAACTATATGAccttaaacttttaaaagtgGCAAACAGgtcataaaacaaataattttaaggCTTTCCTTTCAAAGAAGTGACTTATTAATGCGTACATATTGATgaacaataaataaaagtcaGTAAGTATATTTAACTAAGAAGACTTGAGAATATGTTTTAACAATTATGAACTTGAGAAAGTATTTTTGAGACAACTTCGATATATTTGTACTACTGCAGCAGTAAAAGTGTAAAACAAACATAGTTTCagaaaaatttgagaaaagtTTTCTATTGAAGTGTTAGAAATAGAGTAAACAGGTCAAGCCAATTAAACTAGGTTTATAAAAATGAACGAGCAGGTACCAACACCGAAGTCAACTGAAaaactgttttattttttaaaaacttctTATCTCAACGTTCAATGGACCAGCAACTATTTTTCTACGAATTGTTgaatctctaatttttttaagaatcattttaaaaatatatatgtagtacTGAAAATACAATGGTGTCTctgtatataagaaaaaggagaaagaggaagaagatactACTGATAATGGTTTTAGTTATCTCTTTACAAATTAACATTAATTAGTGCATATATATGCTCTTTCATCAATCATGATACTTTTATAAGAGTGCTGAGTATGTTTAGACATTAAAAACAAGACACGAATGCTTCAAATAAAATAGTGATGTAACCCacatatatgatttgattgaAGGGAACTAATACTATTTCTTAGCTTAGATCCTAGTTAACTAGGCTCATCCAGTGACTTTCCAAATATGCttactcgtttttttttgtttttttaaatttattttcggAGTTATGTTGTTTTACTCTTAAATGATCTTAATGAATTTCGAATTGCTTTTCTATTGGAtatgtgtttttatttcataacaAAGCAATCTTGAGGGTTTTCCTAGCGTGAGTGATATACTAATTAGAACAATTGTAGGAAAGACTTATACTGGACTGGTATAATTTCACATCAACAATGATTCATCAAATAGATAAGTTTTAAAGTTGCAAATGGAAGAAAGACTTTAGAACTATCACGGGGAAAAAATATCAAGTGCATCGAACGAAAgggacaaaaacaaaatataataacaacaaaagattCAGAGGAACGATTAATGTTTGTCCGTGGAAATTAGGGAGCACGTGAATTAACCGAGGTACACGGTGGGACATGCGGTGGTCAATCTTGTATCACACGGTGACGTCACCTCAACGCctaaaagtaaaatgataaattatacCTTCGTATATGTAATttcataatattaaaataaataatgagtCATTTTGACTAGGGATGATTCTAagttcatttttgttttaaattgcCCTCAAACCTAAATATATCATGAAATTCGTGTCATTAGCTCCCACAGCCAAGTTGATCATCAAGCATTATTAGAACTCATACTAAACTTTTCCATCTTAACTGCTAAGAATTCTTCAAACTTAGGGGAGGATTTCTAATCACTTTTCATTTCAAGAAGAGCGCTTCTAACAGTTCAAAGACAACTCTGAAAGCACAATACAGaacttaaaaatgaaatacaaGAAGAGATGTTTCTTTCCCAGTCTGAGCTGAACGCAGCGACTCGTGCCGGGCAGCACCAAGTCATCGCCATGGACAACATTCATTTGGTCAAGTGGCAAgaccaaagttttttttgaccacttcttcttcttcttcacatccTCCATAACCCTTAGGTCTACACTCGCATCAACCGCAAGTTTAGAGTATTCGAAAATATCTAATTTGTCTCTGTAGTTAACGAGGTTAGCACGATATGAGTGCCAAATGATACCAGCCTCTACAGGTAACTCAATCAAATTGAATTCTTCAAAAGTCAAGTCAAAACTCACGAGCACACATTTATTTGCATCAACCCAAGCTGCTCCATAGTACAACATACCGTTGATGGAGATACCTTGTGAGAAAGGacgatgaggaggaggaggagcgtTGCTATAAGTACTTCTCCAAT from Arabidopsis thaliana chromosome 3, partial sequence includes these protein-coding regions:
- a CDS encoding F-box associated ubiquitination effector family protein; the encoded protein is MIHEQFTSILGRRVRICNLTTKQLLRKVWEVSKEDGQMRSEHQVLVLGPGAYWRSTYSNAPPPPHRPFSQGISINGMLYYGAAWVDANKCVLVSFDLTFEEFNLIELPVEAGIIWHSYRANLVNYRDKLDIFEYSKLAVDASVDLRVMEDVKKKKKWSKKTLVLPLDQMNVVHGDDLVLPGTSRCVQLRLGKKHLFLYFIFKFCIVLSELSLNC
- a CDS encoding F-box associated ubiquitination effector family protein (F-box associated ubiquitination effector family protein; CONTAINS InterPro DOMAIN/s: F-box associated domain, type 3 (InterPro:IPR013187), F-box associated interaction domain (InterPro:IPR017451); BEST Arabidopsis thaliana protein match is: F-box and associated interaction domains-containing protein (TAIR:AT3G52320.1); Has 431 Blast hits to 421 proteins in 3 species: Archae - 0; Bacteria - 0; Metazoa - 0; Fungi - 0; Plants - 431; Viruses - 0; Other Eukaryotes - 0 (source: NCBI BLink).), whose amino-acid sequence is MKSEQCCLCVRLGRRVRICNLTTKQLLRKVWEVSKEDGQMRSEHQVLVLGPGAYWRSTYSNAPPPPHRPFSQGISINGMLYYGAAWVDANKCVLVSFDLTFEEFNLIELPVEAGIIWHSYRANLVNYRDKLDIFEYSKLAVDASVDLRVMEDVKKKKKWSKKTLVLPLDQMNVVHGDDLVLPGTSRCVQLRLGKKHLFLYFIFKFCIVLSELSLNC